Part of the Bacillus sp. N1-1 genome, CTGCTCCAACTCTTTCAAAAAAGGTTTCATAGAGAGTGAACTTAGTCGACTTATTACTTCGAGACTAGTTAAATGTTGGTTTATCTTTGTTTCCTGCTCTTGATTAGAGTATTTACTTAGTTTTGAAATGGCCCTATTTAGTGCTTCACCTCCATAATATCCGGCTTCTTCTGCAAAAACAGCAGCGTGATATAGTGAAGTTTGCTCCTCAAAATCAAAAAAAAGAGGAGCCTCAATAAAATTGTTCAATAAAGAGTATCCACCGTTATGTCCTGGTTCTGAAATTATAGGTACGCCACTTGTTGAAATAGTATCAATATAACGATATACAGTTCTTATATTCATCTCTAACTTTTCTGAAATTTGTTTTGCAGTAATTTTTTTACCTGAACGAAGCATCCATAGAATCGCTAACACATTGTCAATTTTAGACATATAATTCCACCTCTATATGAGATTTATTTCCTATTATATATTTCCTATTCTGGTATAACTCATCAACCGTAAAGAACTGTTTGTAAATACGGTGAAACAAAGTTCACTTTTCCTTATGGATAACGGATTAGAACAACTTTTGAATAAGACGCTTGTTCGCCCAAGCGTTTTTTAATGCCTAATTAGTGTGTTAAATGATAGGTTTTTTTGATTGTTCTTCACATTATCTGATCTAATTATATATTACATATAAGCTCCGATATAAAGGAAGAACCGTTAGTAACTCAAACAATTTACTTTGTCCATTCGTACTCCATCTTCAAAAACTTGAAACGACCACTATTTGTGTCTTGCATAAAGGTTTTAACTGATTCGAAACCTGCTCTTTCATAAACCTTAATAGCCCTTTTATTAAAAGTAGCAACCGAAAGCGTTATTTCTTTAGGGTTATATTTTGAAATTGCAAAGTTTATTCCAGCTTTCAAGAAAACTAAACCCATCCCTCTACCAGTTAGATCGGGTTTCATACCTAAGCCAATCTCCACGGAATCTTCCTCAATTTCATAGCAAAAGAAGCCGACTTCTTCATTCCCCTTTTTAACCATGTAATAAATATCGCCACGAGGACTCATAAGTTTAACTAAATTCTCTTCATCATTCTTATAATCATAAAATGAATATTCTCCTTCATAGTGCCAGTTTAAAATTTTCTCTGCTTGTTCTTGTGATATTTCATTAAACTTGTAATCCATTACAAACCGTCCTATCATATCTCTAATAGTTATCTGATTTTCCGCAAAACTTCCTATTATGAATCAAATATAACAATCTCCTGTAGCGCTTAACTCTCATCTTCATTACCAATTATTTCAAACAATTGAGAACAACTCAATCTTTTCTTTCACATTAAAAGGAGCCTATCTTGTTACAGATAAGCTCCCATTAATTGAAGACTCGGTTTCGAGATAACAATTTAATTATCCTTTCTCAATTCTGTTCACCTATCTTTGATTAACTGCTGAATAACTATGAACAGCTAATAAATGCAAATTATCAAAATTCAGTATAGGGTAATTGAGGTTTTATACAAGTTAGATCTTAAGTTCTGACATTCGTTCACCTTTCTCTTATGACATTGATTGGATGGCAATCTGGAAGACTCCTGAGGAAAGTGACTAGACTCCGATTCAATCGACAATCCCATCCCTAAGAAAAAAGTTGAATCTCGTCGGTAAGACGCGATCCAACTTAACAATGCAAATTCTTTGGTTTGCTAATTAATAATTAACGGCTTCTTCTTGTTGGTGTTTTAGATCCTTCTCAGTCTTTTTAATGTCTAACTTCATAAGAATGGAGACGACAAGCGCTAAGAATATTAAAGCAAGAAAAACGTAAAATACAGGAGTGTAACTATCGGTTCTAGCCCGAATTTGCGAAACAATCATAGGTCCAAATACGCCACCTAGGGACCACGTTGTCAACAAATACCCATGAATGGCACCGAGTTGTTTCGTTCCAAACAAATCACCAATAAATGCAGGGAGATTAGAGAATCCTCCGCCGTAACAAGTAACAACGAGGAAAATTAGAAGCTGGAATATGATGATGTTTGATGTAATCGGAAGCATGAAAAAAGCAACAGTTTGTATTAAGAAAAAGATCAGAAAAACATTGGGGCGGCCAATATAGTCTGAAGCTGTTGCCCAGCCAAGACGACCTCCACCATTAAACACACCCATAATTCCGACCATCGTGGCAGCTGCAGCGGCTGATAACCCTACAACTTCTTGGGCCATCGGTGAAGCAACTGAAATCATCATAATCCCTGCGGTAGTATTAATAAGCATCATCGTCCAAAGCAGCCAAAAACGCTTTGTTTTAACCGCTTCTTTTGAAGTCAATTGTTGTAAATCCTTTTTATAAACTTTATTCCCAGTGGCCATATTGTGTTTCATAGAAGCTGGCATCCAGCCTTCTGGGGGTGGGGCAATGTAAGAAGCACCTATTATAATAAAAACAAAGTAAGCTGCCCCTAATATGTAAAATGTATTAGATATTCCAATTGAAGTCATTAAGTTGGCTGCAACCGGTGCTGTAATGAGAGCTCCTGTTCCAAAACCAAGTACCGCTAATCCGGTTGCTAAACCTCTTCGGTCAGGGAACCATTTCACAAGAGTTGATACGGGTGAAATATAGCCAATGCCAAGTCCAAGTCCACTTGCTACCCCGTAGGACAATAGGAAAAGTGGAAGTGAATCAATCGCGATCGCAATCCCCGAACATGCTTGTCCTAATCCAAACAAAACACCAGCCAGAATTGCTGATTTTCTTGGACCATTTTTTTCAACAAACTTCCCAAACAATGCTGCGGATGACCCAGCCAGTGCCATCATAATGGTAAATGCAATCGTTACTTGAGTTGGGGTCCAACCCATTTGTTCACTTACGGGGGTGGTATATACGCTATATGCATAGGCACCTCCGATGGAAAGGTGGATGGAAATAGCTGATAAAGCAATTAACCATCTGTTTTTCATTGCTTTCATATTATGTACCTCCTTCACTCTCTTTGTAAGCGGATACAGGAAACAGGATACTATAAGTGACGAAAAAAATCAAACTATTTGAAATTATTTGAAATAACCACAGAATCATGTAGTGGTATTGTAATTAAAATTTAAAAAAATATCAGTTCAGTGAACTGATATTTTTCTTCTATTCCTTCTTGACGAAGTTTGCTAAGTTCATAGCAATTTTCTCCATCATTCATTGACAAGTAGCTTATTAAATAATTGCTCCGAGATTATGGATACTAATACCCACATCTTGCCTCTTCAACTAGTACAGTCATTTTATAATAATTTATTATGTTAATCCCAAATGTTCACGGAAGGTGTGACCTTCATATTTCTTTCTGAAAATACCTCTTTTTTGCATTTCAGGAACAATTAATTCAACAAAGTCTTCTAAACTACCGGGTAATGTAGGAGGCATAAGATTAAATCCGTCAGCCACACCAGCTTCAAACCAGACTTCCATCTGATCCACAATTTCGTCAGGTGTACCTATCAGCGTGTGATGTCCACCGCCTGCATTAAGATATCCTAATAATTCTCTTACTGTAGGTTGTGTATCATTAATAATTTCTAGTATTGTTTCATAACGTCCAACTGGACCAGTAAATTCTTCTACTGGGGGTAATTGAGGTACTTCTTTATCAATTTCCCAATTAGAACAGTCTTGTTGAATAAAGAAACTCAACCGTTTTAAAGCTGTTTCAAGAGGTAATTGCTCATCTAAGGCTGCTTTTTTGGCTAAAGCTTCTTCATGAGTATGACCTACATAAGTTACTAAGCCTGGAAATACTTTAATATGTCTATTGCTGTCTTCGCTTTGTTTAACTTGTTCATATAGTTTTTTACGAAATTTTTTTGCTTGCTTTAAGTTCCACGACACTGAGTAGACTGCATCGGCATATTTTGCGGCTAATGCAATGCCTTGTTTAGATGCCCCTGCTTGCATTGAAACTGGTTTGCCTTGCGGGCTTTTTGGTGTAGTGGATGGGCCATACACTTTAAAATAGGTACCATCGTGATTAAAAGACTGAATGTTTGAAGGATTTATCAATTTTCTTTCTTCTCGATGATGTAGAAACTCTTTACTGTCCCATGAAAGAAATAACTTATTCATTAAAGCAGCGAATTCATCTGCCTTCTCATAGCGTTTGTCATGAGAAGGTAGTTCTTCCATACTATGATTTATCGCCTCTAAATCAGTCATTGACGTAACGAGATTCCAACCAACACGTCCTTTTGTAATATGGTCTAAACTTAATAGTTGTCGTGAAGCTGTGAAAGGATTAGAAAAGGTACTTGATATTGTTGAAACTAATCCCACATGATTTGTCACTTGAGAAATAGCAGTTAAATTGACAACTGGATCAAACCAAAATGCTG contains:
- a CDS encoding OFA family MFS transporter, with protein sequence MKAMKNRWLIALSAISIHLSIGGAYAYSVYTTPVSEQMGWTPTQVTIAFTIMMALAGSSAALFGKFVEKNGPRKSAILAGVLFGLGQACSGIAIAIDSLPLFLLSYGVASGLGLGIGYISPVSTLVKWFPDRRGLATGLAVLGFGTGALITAPVAANLMTSIGISNTFYILGAAYFVFIIIGASYIAPPPEGWMPASMKHNMATGNKVYKKDLQQLTSKEAVKTKRFWLLWTMMLINTTAGIMMISVASPMAQEVVGLSAAAAATMVGIMGVFNGGGRLGWATASDYIGRPNVFLIFFLIQTVAFFMLPITSNIIIFQLLIFLVVTCYGGGFSNLPAFIGDLFGTKQLGAIHGYLLTTWSLGGVFGPMIVSQIRARTDSYTPVFYVFLALIFLALVVSILMKLDIKKTEKDLKHQQEEAVNY
- a CDS encoding LLM class flavin-dependent oxidoreductase, whose protein sequence is MTKTKEKQLHLGVLLYGCGHHQAAWLMPDSSVERIGDISYYQSLSQLAEKGYFDAVFFADNQSFQGKDSSDMPAFWFDPVVNLTAISQVTNHVGLVSTISSTFSNPFTASRQLLSLDHITKGRVGWNLVTSMTDLEAINHSMEELPSHDKRYEKADEFAALMNKLFLSWDSKEFLHHREERKLINPSNIQSFNHDGTYFKVYGPSTTPKSPQGKPVSMQAGASKQGIALAAKYADAVYSVSWNLKQAKKFRKKLYEQVKQSEDSNRHIKVFPGLVTYVGHTHEEALAKKAALDEQLPLETALKRLSFFIQQDCSNWEIDKEVPQLPPVEEFTGPVGRYETILEIINDTQPTVRELLGYLNAGGGHHTLIGTPDEIVDQMEVWFEAGVADGFNLMPPTLPGSLEDFVELIVPEMQKRGIFRKKYEGHTFREHLGLT
- a CDS encoding GNAT family protein, with the translated sequence MDYKFNEISQEQAEKILNWHYEGEYSFYDYKNDEENLVKLMSPRGDIYYMVKKGNEEVGFFCYEIEEDSVEIGLGMKPDLTGRGMGLVFLKAGINFAISKYNPKEITLSVATFNKRAIKVYERAGFESVKTFMQDTNSGRFKFLKMEYEWTK